From Deltaproteobacteria bacterium, one genomic window encodes:
- a CDS encoding sugar transferase: MKRLMDMTFSLFGLLLSSPILLPTLFLVWLQDRHSPFYLASRVGVNGKTFRIVKARSMVINADRSGIDSTAGDDSRITAVGHFIRRFKIDELTQLWNVLWGEMSLVGPRPNVERDVALYTKEEKKLLSVKPGITDLSSIVFSDEGEILKGHPNPDLGYNQLIRPWKSRLGLFYIENQSLWLDLQLTFLTAVAIFAKPLALQGIHKILRRKKVEPLLCQVALREEKLSPYPPPGSVHIVQAR, from the coding sequence GTGAAGCGCCTCATGGACATGACCTTTTCCCTATTCGGCCTTCTCCTCTCTTCGCCAATTCTTCTGCCAACCCTTTTCCTGGTCTGGCTTCAGGATCGCCACTCCCCATTTTACCTCGCTTCGCGGGTTGGAGTGAATGGTAAAACCTTCAGGATTGTTAAAGCCCGTTCCATGGTCATCAACGCCGATCGAAGCGGGATTGATTCTACCGCCGGAGACGATTCTCGGATTACGGCTGTCGGCCATTTTATCCGGCGCTTCAAAATTGATGAACTAACCCAACTCTGGAACGTCCTGTGGGGCGAGATGTCCCTGGTCGGACCCCGTCCCAATGTAGAACGGGATGTCGCTCTCTATACAAAAGAGGAAAAAAAACTGCTTTCTGTCAAGCCGGGGATTACCGATCTCTCTTCCATCGTCTTTTCGGATGAAGGAGAGATCCTGAAAGGTCATCCTAATCCCGATCTGGGGTATAATCAGCTGATCCGCCCCTGGAAAAGCCGTCTTGGATTATTCTATATTGAGAATCAGTCACTCTGGTTGGACCTGCAGCTTACTTTTTTGACGGCGGTTGCTATTTTCGCCAAACCGCTTGCCCTCCAGGGAATCCATAAAATTCTGAGGCGGAAGAAGGTTGAGCCGCTTCTCTGTCAGGTCGCTTTGCGCGAGGAAAAACTGAGCCCCTATCCACCACCAGGCTCCGTCCACATTGTTCAGGCACGGTAG
- a CDS encoding polysaccharide biosynthesis protein, translating into MMSQWESSKKVIMKYRRLIVIVIHLTTIVFSYYCAFLLRYNGLLSEEETHLFEATLPWILLIRGATFIPFRLYEGLWRYTGIWDLRNIIGAVFLSSAFSAICFKFFLKTTDASTTLVIIDSVLLVCLLGGMRLTRRIYRELGHPDYEKKVLIFGAGDAGEMIVRDIKNNNFYQYEPIGFIDDDPTKVGQSIHRIPVLGTRKNLAKIVAERSPDEILIAISKMSPSKIRELVKILEPYKIPIKTLPNLRDVLDGKISVGQIRNLSLEDLLDRAPVNLDSEPVRHLIEGKRVLVTGAGGSIGSELCRQIMTLKPRSLILVERHENSLYEIEQDLLRQAQLPPSRIHPLVADVTDHTLIHRLFEQLRPQIVFHAAAHKHVPLMESHPCEAVKNNVAGTRTVAEAAARHGAERFILISSDKAVNPSSVMGATKKIAELFIQQMDRRYPTVFASVRFGNVIGSNGSVIPRFIKQIEEGGPVTITHEEMRRYFMLIPEAVHLVLHATALAHKGDVFVLEMGEQIKVLELARNLIRLTGYLPDTEIPISFIGHRPGEKLYEELVGKDESIKPSGIENIMLVESSAPMNHHLLMNKIREFEEIAQAGDSETLLQLFADLIPTFKSEGLPDSSQASPAFENIDKFVVSK; encoded by the coding sequence ATGATGTCTCAATGGGAATCGAGCAAGAAAGTTATTATGAAGTACCGGCGCCTTATTGTCATCGTCATTCATCTCACAACGATTGTCTTCTCCTACTACTGTGCCTTCCTCCTCCGCTACAATGGCCTGCTGTCCGAGGAAGAAACTCACCTTTTCGAGGCAACGCTTCCATGGATCCTCCTGATCCGCGGAGCCACCTTTATCCCTTTCCGGCTTTATGAGGGGCTCTGGCGTTATACCGGCATCTGGGACTTAAGAAACATCATCGGAGCCGTTTTTTTGAGCAGTGCCTTCTCTGCCATTTGCTTCAAGTTTTTTTTAAAAACAACCGACGCCAGCACGACCCTTGTTATCATCGACTCTGTTTTGCTCGTCTGCCTTTTGGGGGGGATGCGTCTGACCCGCCGAATTTACCGTGAACTGGGACACCCCGACTACGAAAAGAAGGTTCTCATCTTCGGTGCCGGCGACGCGGGAGAGATGATTGTTCGCGATATAAAGAACAATAATTTTTACCAATATGAACCGATCGGCTTCATCGACGATGATCCGACCAAAGTGGGGCAATCGATTCACCGCATCCCTGTTCTTGGAACAAGAAAAAACCTGGCCAAGATTGTTGCCGAAAGATCCCCCGATGAGATCCTCATTGCGATTTCCAAAATGTCTCCCTCCAAGATTCGAGAATTGGTAAAAATTCTGGAGCCCTATAAAATTCCGATCAAAACCTTGCCTAATCTACGGGATGTTCTGGATGGAAAGATCTCCGTCGGCCAAATCCGGAATCTTTCTCTCGAAGATCTTCTGGATCGGGCCCCTGTCAACCTCGATTCGGAACCTGTTCGTCATCTGATCGAAGGAAAGAGGGTGCTCGTAACGGGAGCTGGAGGATCGATCGGATCCGAGCTTTGTCGTCAAATCATGACGCTGAAGCCACGGTCTCTCATCCTTGTGGAAAGACATGAAAACAGCCTTTACGAAATTGAACAGGACTTGCTCCGCCAAGCCCAACTTCCTCCATCCCGAATTCATCCGCTGGTTGCTGATGTAACCGATCACACGTTGATTCATCGGCTTTTCGAACAACTTCGCCCCCAGATTGTCTTTCATGCCGCGGCTCATAAACATGTCCCCCTGATGGAGTCTCATCCCTGTGAAGCAGTGAAAAACAATGTTGCGGGAACCCGAACTGTTGCCGAGGCCGCCGCACGTCATGGGGCTGAACGCTTCATACTCATCTCAAGTGATAAGGCCGTTAATCCCTCCAGTGTGATGGGGGCCACCAAGAAAATCGCCGAGCTTTTCATACAGCAAATGGACAGGAGATACCCAACTGTTTTTGCTTCAGTCCGTTTTGGAAACGTCATTGGCAGCAACGGCAGTGTCATTCCACGATTCATAAAACAGATCGAGGAGGGAGGGCCTGTCACCATCACCCATGAAGAGATGCGGCGATATTTTATGCTAATCCCCGAAGCGGTTCATCTTGTCCTTCATGCGACTGCTTTGGCACACAAGGGAGACGTCTTTGTGCTCGAGATGGGCGAACAGATCAAGGTGCTTGAGCTGGCTCGAAACCTGATCCGCCTGACCGGTTATCTCCCGGACACTGAGATTCCGATCTCCTTTATTGGCCACCGACCCGGCGAAAAACTGTATGAAGAACTTGTTGGGAAAGACGAATCAATCAAACCGTCCGGGATTGAAAACATCATGCTGGTAGAAAGTTCTGCACCAATGAACCATCACCTCCTGATGAACAAAATCAGAGAGTTTGAAGAGATCGCCCAAGCAGGTGACTCAGAGACCCTTCTCCAATTGTTCGCCGACCTTATCCCGACCTTTAAGTCGGAGGGATTGCCAGACTCCTCCCAAGCCTCTCCAGCCTTTGAAAATATCGACAAATTTGTAGTCTCAAAATAA
- a CDS encoding carbamoyltransferase encodes MTYILGISAYYHDSAACLVRDGKIIAAAQEERFSRKKHDPSFPGNAILYCLAEAGITPKQIDFVAFYDKPFLKFERLLETYLAFAPSGFCSFLKAMPIWIKEKIFLKSLLAKELNKLFGPTKKEKRDWEHLMLFPEHHQSHAASAFFPSPFKKASVLTVDGVGEWATASIGRGIGNKLELLYELHFPHSVGLLYSAFTYYTGFKVNSAEYKVMGLAPYGEPRYVDAIYRHLIDLKEDGSLAINMEFMNYCKGLTMTNEKFDRLFGGPPRRPESEVTQREMDLARSVQEVVEEIILRMARFARKETGEENLCMAGGVALNCVANGKLLRQKLFKNIWIQPAATDAGGALGAALAAWYQYLDNPRISDEKQDQMQGAFLGPSYSNEKVEEFLKSKEIPYRKYPDQELSSRTADILKEGKVVGWFQGRTEFGPRALGGRSILGDARNPDMQSTMNLKIKFRESFRPFAPSVLREQVQEFFEIDCDSPYMLLVAPVKEQRRIPSSRNGSKRLWGIDLLNQPRSDIPAITHIDYSARIQTVDKETNPRFYNLIKTFGEKTGTPVLVNTSFNVRGEPIVCSPEDAYLCFMRTGMDYLVMENCILEKTAQKPLHEEGDWRRKFELD; translated from the coding sequence AAGGAAGAAGCATGACCCCTCCTTTCCCGGGAATGCAATTTTATATTGTCTCGCGGAAGCTGGTATCACGCCCAAGCAGATCGACTTTGTTGCCTTTTATGACAAACCGTTTCTTAAATTTGAGCGCCTCCTTGAAACTTATCTTGCCTTCGCGCCATCCGGATTTTGCTCCTTCCTGAAGGCAATGCCGATCTGGATTAAAGAGAAAATTTTCTTAAAAAGTCTTCTGGCCAAAGAACTCAACAAACTCTTTGGCCCGACAAAAAAAGAGAAGAGGGACTGGGAACATCTCATGCTCTTTCCAGAGCATCACCAATCTCACGCCGCCTCTGCCTTTTTCCCATCTCCTTTTAAAAAAGCGTCGGTATTGACCGTTGATGGAGTAGGGGAATGGGCAACCGCTTCTATTGGGAGAGGAATAGGCAACAAGCTGGAACTGTTATATGAGCTCCACTTCCCTCACTCAGTAGGCCTTCTTTATTCTGCCTTCACCTATTACACCGGATTTAAAGTCAATTCGGCAGAATATAAGGTGATGGGGCTCGCCCCCTATGGCGAGCCTCGCTATGTCGATGCTATTTACCGCCACCTGATCGATCTCAAAGAGGACGGGTCACTTGCCATCAATATGGAGTTCATGAACTATTGTAAGGGGCTAACGATGACGAATGAAAAATTTGATCGTCTGTTCGGCGGCCCTCCACGAAGACCGGAATCGGAGGTGACGCAAAGAGAAATGGACCTCGCCCGGTCCGTTCAGGAGGTCGTTGAAGAGATTATTCTTCGTATGGCCCGTTTTGCCAGGAAAGAGACCGGCGAAGAGAACCTCTGCATGGCCGGAGGTGTTGCATTGAATTGTGTGGCCAACGGAAAGCTCCTGCGCCAGAAACTCTTCAAAAACATCTGGATTCAACCCGCGGCCACCGACGCCGGCGGGGCGCTTGGGGCCGCACTCGCCGCCTGGTACCAATACCTGGACAATCCAAGGATCTCTGATGAAAAACAGGATCAGATGCAAGGAGCCTTTCTCGGCCCCTCCTATTCCAACGAGAAGGTGGAAGAGTTCCTTAAATCAAAGGAGATCCCCTACCGCAAATATCCCGACCAGGAGCTCTCTTCCAGGACCGCCGATATTCTAAAAGAGGGGAAAGTAGTTGGGTGGTTTCAGGGAAGGACAGAGTTTGGACCGAGGGCACTTGGCGGCCGAAGCATTCTGGGGGATGCCCGAAATCCAGATATGCAGTCGACGATGAACCTCAAGATCAAGTTTCGGGAATCGTTCCGTCCCTTTGCCCCTTCCGTCTTGCGTGAACAGGTTCAGGAGTTCTTTGAGATCGATTGCGACAGCCCCTACATGCTTCTGGTTGCTCCGGTCAAAGAACAAAGAAGAATCCCCTCAAGTCGTAATGGATCGAAAAGGCTCTGGGGAATCGATCTTCTCAATCAACCAAGATCAGATATCCCGGCGATTACACACATAGACTACTCGGCCAGAATCCAGACGGTCGACAAGGAAACAAACCCGCGCTTTTACAACTTAATCAAGACATTTGGGGAAAAAACCGGCACCCCGGTACTCGTCAACACATCCTTTAATGTTCGTGGCGAACCGATTGTCTGCTCACCGGAGGATGCCTACCTATGCTTTATGAGGACGGGAATGGATTATCTTGTTATGGAAAACTGTATTTTGGAAAAAACAGCCCAAAAACCGCTTCATGAGGAAGGGGACTGGAGACGAAAATTTGAACTCGACTAA